From the genome of Triticum aestivum cultivar Chinese Spring chromosome 1A, IWGSC CS RefSeq v2.1, whole genome shotgun sequence:
CCCAGCACAGGCGCCCTCTCCCTTGTGTGCGTCACCGGCGCTCTCTTCCTCTCGCATGTCCCTCCGCATTGGTGAAAATGCGATTTTCCCCTTCGGCACTCCGATCTGCAGCGGCCGTGCTCAAACTGCGGTGGGGACTACCAAGACGGCGCGACGGAGCTGCTTTTGTCGGTCGCCTGCACGGGGCTCCTGCTGCCGGTCGTCAGGTGAGGAGCGCGTCTCCTGCAGCTGCGACTACCTGGCCacgcagcagcggcggcgggatGGTGGCGTCAAGGGGGCTCCTCCGTCCGCTCTAGGACTCCACTCCGCCAAAGGGGGCGAGCTCCTCCGTCCGCTCTAGGACTCCACCGCCATGGGGGCACGCCCTTGCATCCGGGAGGTGCTCGAGCTTGTCAAAGGTGCCCCTCCCCTTCCCCCACTGGATCCTATTTGCTGGTGAATTGCAGGTCCAAGTCACTGAATGTATTGGCAGAGTTCATATTTAGACTGAATGTTTACTACTCCTGTCAATAGCATATTGAATTTTTAGACAATTTAATCTTGAAGTATAAACTGAATGTTTAGACAGAGTTTTTATTCATGTCTAAGTATAAACTGAATGCTGCTCGTCTTTAGTAATGCTACCTCGTAACGGCAGGATTCCTGGCGCACCATGGCCGTACATCTGTTTCGCCCCTCATTAGCCCGATTTTAGTTTGGCAGTGTTGGGGATTGGGATGTGCTGATTAGGTGCGTGCTTCTTCTATGTAGAAACTAGTTGATCTACTGCTTGGCAGAAAAGGAGGACATTTACATTTTCTCAAACTACACTCAAACCAGTTAGAGTTAGGGCTTTACACTTTAGAAGAACTGAGCTCTGAATATTCATctgttttaataaaaaaaatcaggGTTTCCGCTTGAATGGAAGAAGCACCTTTTGCTATTCCCTTTTTGTGTCCGCTAACAATACTAAAATGTCATCAAGCTGAACTTACAAATGATTCCTCTATGAGCTCCAGTTTCATGTACTGTCTGTCTTTGCTGCACTTCCATTTTCGTCATTCTGTAGCAGCTAAAACATGGTGCGGCATTGTCACCTCCAGAACAATGGAGAAAGACTTGATCAGAGTTCTTATTCAGAGTTCTGGGCTTCAGAGCTCGGTCTGAATTTGTAAGAGAGATCTAGGTGTGAACTATGAACTAGGAGCTGTACTCACATTGCACATAAAGAAGATGCTGTAAACTGTCTTGGTGAATTTGTTCCAATTGCAGAAAATTCAGTCACTCTAACTGCGCATAAAGTAAATTTTAGAATGACTGAATTTTAGAATTCGTTCGAATTGCTGAAAATACTCCATGTTCAAGTTGAAAATGGCTGTGGAGAATTTTAGAAAGTGGCATTTGTAATCAGTGTGCTATCTTTTGAGTTGCTGTATTAATATAGGAGTACTCTGTTTAGAACATGGAGCAAATTCAGTAGACATTTTTACAAGAATTCAGTAGATTTCTTTTGTACTGAAAACTTTAGACTTGCTTTTGTACTGCTCCAGCTTACTCAAAACTTCAGAACATGTTCAGTTTTCAGTTAATTCCATACAAGGGACTCTTGCTTTTTTACTAAAGCTAGATTGCAATTGCAGTAGAAGATAATCTCATATCATCAGATATCATATCATCTACTGATGATGAGATTAGCAAAGGCCTTGCTTGCCAAGCATACAGATTAGCAAAGGCCTTGCTTGCCTCATTAGTTGCTGTAGTTGTCAAGCAAAAATTTCATTCCACTAACCCAaattaattcaaataattcaaaactGTCTGACAATGATACTTCACTTAATGTCGTAATGGTACCACATTCAGCAGGCAAGAATCTGAAGGACTTATTGGATCATGGAGCAAGGGATAAGTACATATTCTTCTTGCAGTAAGTGGTTTAGCTGTTGTTAGCTGGACATGCAAAATTCTCCTTACTATTGTTAGCTGTTGAACTTTGTACTACTCCAGTGGTAGATTTTGGGTAGTTAAACATCTCTACTCTCTTATTTCTGCTTATTGTTTTAATATTTTTCCAGATCGTTTTGCGGAAGATAGTCCATTAGTTTGACAACATTCTGTCTAATAAATCATACTACAAACAGTTTCTACAGCCATTCTCTTGTTTATTCCTCTGGTACTGATAGAAGTCCAAGAGCTGTGGATGCATCTATGTGCTTGTGAATCCATGCTAAATTGGAATGGAGTacatttttttttaaaacaagTCAGTTACTTAATTATCAGGTCTGTACTCATGTGCCATGCATAAATTGTGTTATCTTGAATGACTGATCTAAGTCACATATCTTACGAGTTAATTTTTGATATAGCAAGCAACAACATGATGAAGAGATTACAACAACAACAGTCGCTACAGATCAATCGACAGGGGAAGAACAGCAGAAGACCAGAGATTATTGTACCTTCTTCTTCAGAGAAGATCAGCAGCGAAGAACAGCAGGTCAGCACGAGCATGAGCTCCACCGGCAAGCATGCAGCGTGGGCGAGCGTGCACGCACCCGAGCGTGGGTGATACTCCAATGGCAGCGGCGCCGGTTTTTGGTCACCGGAGGAGCTACTGACGAGCTCCAATGGCAGCAAGCGGCAGACCACCACGGCCAGGAGAACCAGCAACCAATTGACAGGGGAAAAGTGACCTGGAGGACCCGAAGATCACCCTGAAGCTGTTGAGCCGCTCGGGGAAACCAGAGGAGGAGCGATGGCGTTGAGCTCGTGTGCAGATTCGGCGGCCGGAATGGGAGGAGACGGTATCGATTTCGTCGATCAGGGGCTTCCCAGCAAGCATGGCTCAAGGAGGGCGTAGGTATCGGCAAGGCGGAGCTCCTGATATGCTCGGGAAGGACTGAGGAGGTGCGACGGCGCCGAGCCCCTGTGCGGACGCCGCTGTCGGAGGGGGAGGAGACGGGCTCGTTTTTGGAGTGGGGACAGCTCCTGTGCGGAAGCAGCAGCCGACAGCAAGGGAGAATCTGCAGGTTAAGATGCAGCAGCGGTAGGAGCTCCACCGGCAGCAGCGACAGGAGCTCCACCGGCCTGGAGCCCGGCCAGCGACAGGATCTTCCCCCGACCTGAGCCTGCGTGCGGGTTGCTTTGAGATAATTTGAAGTTGCAGAAGGgtgtttttgtaaaaaaatgcGGTAGTTCAAAATTGAAACCCCCTACGACATGAatttcaggacggagggagtatatagctgCAATGATTTTGAATTTGTAATGACCCGATAAATCACGGGTGGACATGCGGCCATGTGAGGATGGTATCTCATCCGTTCGTTGCACAAAGATCAATGCAATAATTATACAACGAGTCATGTATATTGATTTCTTGGCAGTGTGTCAATGTTGTATTGTCCATGTATAACACGGTCAGTAAGTGTGAATGCCCCACCACACAATAAGTAATGTATGTCCCATCACACAATAATTATACTGATCCCTCATTATTGTTTTAGAGGAGTTAATCGGCAGCCTGCACCACCTTCTGCATTTTATCCTCATCCTTTCTCCATCCAGCAGCTTCTCTCTCACTCATCGTCTTCCAGTTCATGCATGCATTCTGCTCATCCTCGTTCTCTAGTTCATCCATTCTGTTCGTGTGCATAGCTAACTAGAACTCATCCATGGAGGTGTACAGTCGTAGCAATACTGCAGTTCATATCCCTCatcctttctttttctctctcaaTCATCTACGACGTAGCATCAGTATTTTATCTCCATCAGCTCCTCCAACACCATTATTTTACGTTCATGTCCTAGTGTCGTTCATGTGTTCATCAATGTCCCGAAGCAGCTCTTTAGGTTCTCCAGCGACGCCCATGGCAATGAGGTCCCTCTACTCCCACTAGTCAATATAAGTTGAGTTTCATGTCGTAGAGTCAACTGTATCTAGGGTGAAATAATTAGCTAATGCTAGCTCTAGCAGTTTACCATTCTTGATTCTGTCGAGTGTTAATGTTATAAGCGCCTAATGGAATATTTCCATGCAAGTTATTAATTGTAATATCAATGCTAGTGCAGTGTGATTTACCGTTTATGCATTGCAAAATTTTAAATTCTGCAACAAATTATATGCAAAACATGTGTGCTCTCTAGTCCATACATGTCGGCCACGCTTAGGAGGAAACATTAATACATCTTTCACATGCACGATCAATGTCTGGCCGAATCTAAATGCACCATTAAGTGAAAGCAGCCCCATACATCTAAATTGATGGCATTCAAGACCTGCACATTCGTCAGGCCCCTCCCagtgctccaccttgtacaggtgctaaggctaCCATGTAGACAAAAAAGATGATGTgacaaggtaattaagaggagagagatgaatGTGGTGACCCAGGAAGAAACACTGCCAAGCGCGGGAACCTAGGAAAAACACTTAAATGGAAGAAGCCCACCAATGCATGTATagctttagttgctaaatcattaaacGAGGGGTGCTTagctactccctctctctcagtttacagggcgtgcgcgtatccCTAGatcatcaatttgaccaacctaatacaagtcatatattacaaaaaaaatataccaatataaactttagatgttctattttcaaaaggtactccctccttccatctatatagggcctaatgcagtTTTTGAGGTTAACTTTGActaaatattagagcaataatatatgacatgcaacttacacaaagcacaccgttaaattcgtgtgtgaaacgagatttcaatgatataattttcacagtgtgcatgtcatgtactattaatcttgtcaatagtcaaaggcagtcttaaaaaacgcattaggccctatatagatggaaggagggagtatactttttgtgttatatagtttatattaggataATAatattggcaacctaggtatacgcgtagggcttgtaaactgtgacggagggagtacaacaaatTAAGCACTTTTGCATTGGGGACTTTAGTTGCTTAGAGCAAGTCTAGTagagccctcaaaccctcaaacccctaaaaataaccGCTTTTTTATAGTTTTCACCGAAAAAGCGTCGTAGACTAGAACTTCTAAACCCTCAAACCTGTAAAAAAATTTagaggtccaaccctcaaaccaGTTTGCAACATGTAGAAGTAGGGGTTGAGAGGGAAATCTCTCCCCAACCTgcactcctcctcctctctcgcgcgggaggaaacttcctcctcctcccgccgcctcccgccgcctcctGCCGCGCCGGCTATGGAGggccccgccgccggcgcgcccCCGCCCGCCCCCGCCCACCCGACCGTGGCCGACGTGGTGGCGGCGACCCACGTCGGGGCCAAGTGGCGGCGGGCGGGCCTTGCACCTCCTCCTCCCGCCTCCCAGGCTCCCGCCCCGGCCGCCGTGGCCGAACCTCCTCCCGCCGCGCACGAGGTGTTCGAGAAAATGGCAACCCCATCCTCGTTCATGGACCTCCTCCAAAACGCGGAGGTGGACCTCGGGGCTCCGCCTCTCGAACCCTTTAGGGTTGGTGACGACttagaggaagatgaggaggatgaaggtgatgacgaggaggaggtggccgagataGGGGAGGAGGCATTCACCGCCGCTTCCCGCCCACACACGCGGTCGACAAACTACACCGAGGCGGAAGATATCCTCTTGGTTCGTGCTTGGGCAACTGTGGGAATGGATGCAACCACCGACACCGATCAAACCGGTAAacggtattggcaaaggatcgaggaCACCTATTGTAGGATCAAGCCGAAGAATAGTGGGTTCATCTCTCGCACTTACCGgtcgcttcaaggccggtgggagttGATGAAGCCCTCTTGTGCTCGCTggagtgcggccatggaccaagtgAGGGATGCACCACCTAGTGGAACCGTGGAGAGTGACTATGTGAGTACCTATTTCTTCACTATTTTGATTATGTGTGTGTACTATGCTATTGGTGGGTTCTTATGTGATTTATGTGTGGTTGATAGGAGACAATTGCCGGCATGAGGTACAAGGAGATGGCCGCTTCCAAGGGCAAGCCATTCCCATTTAAGCATGCTTGGACAATTCTTCAAACCTTTGACAAGTGGAAGTTGAGGGATCAAGAGACCGCACCCAAGAAGTCGGCAATGCTTAGGATGGATgatagtgaagatgaggaggagaggaacTTGGGCAAGCCCGATGGAACCAAGAAGGGCAAGCTAAGGGTGAAGATGGAAGAAGAGGCCTCAAGCCTAAGGGAGAAGATGGACCACATGATGAAGGCAAGAGAGGAATTGACAACGAAGACATTGGAGACGAAGCTTCTTATCaccgagaagaagaaagaggtcaaGATTTCACAAGTTCAAGCAAAGCGTGAAGAAGCAAAGCGCAAGGccgagttggaggagaggatgatgaagctcaaagaggcaaaggtatggaaaaaactcatggtggaagagaaagagcacatgatgatgtccaagaaggacatggatcaagaccaattgcaatggtggaaggactacaaggaggacatcgcggagaggaagaggatgttccgtgttgcgtcctctacttttcgaggtgacactccgatgagtagttgtggcgatggcggtgtgtacgactccaccggtgcctatggagatgcttgatggagcccgcatgtggtctaggagatggcgccgtggtgcaactttttggtgatggtgccgatgagaggaggaagatgatgattttgtgatgtaaactattaaaccatgcatcaatgattgccatttggtagtttgtttggaagttgattgtgttcttgttgtcataaattgtgagatgtcaaatgatagatttaaaggttggggttgaggcaaagactagaaccctcaaatccaatccttaaagcagtttaagggttgggtttgagggttctagtatttgcccctgtttttcaacccttaaaagtgtcaaaaagtggcacttctcaacccttaaaactgccttaaggatttgagggtttgagggttctactagtaatgctcttagcTCTTTAATGTGCATAGCACCTCATCTTAGCACTAGTGCATTGGAGGAGGTCTCACATATGCTGACGGTCAAGAAGCTGGTGAACATATGCAGCTAGTGTTCTGTCCACACATTGTCAAACAGGAAAAACCAGTATGAGCGAGTGCATCTTGTATGGATAGTAAATGACAGCCTAGATGAATCAACATGGGGCAGTTATGACCCACCCCGGACAGCGGTCCCCCGCAGCCCGAATCGCTAACGGACAAGGCTATATTTCTACGAAGATAAATGCGTGCTGGCCCACACGTGCGAGAGTATAGCGGGCGTATTCCCATTTTGTAAGAAATTAATACCATGTTGTATTGCGCATGAGAGGCGAGATGCTATATTAGCTGCCAATCACAATGTGTTGCAGACGCACGCGATAAAGGCAGCGTGTGGCCgcatgcactagtgcagaaccgggcaatagcaccgattcgtaaggccctttagtgccggtttggtaaccggcgctaaagtgTAAGCACTAAAGGcctcccctttagtaccagttcagcacgaaccggtgctaaagggcaacaacgtggcacgagccagcttcgggggcagggagccctttagtaccggttggtgtcaccaaccggtattaaaaggttgggggcttttgagtttatgatttctttttcatttaattttgtgttttctatttaattatttttcgtttgctggtattttacgatactacatattgtacacgttatgcatatatatataaatagaatttctagtagaaccgatcataatatatatatatcatcgaatgtctcacaaccaccattaattaattcacacatatatacacacatgtatatatatatatatatatatatatatatatatgtatatgtgtatatatatatatatatatatatatatatatacatgtgtgtatatatgtgtgaattaattaatggtggttgtgagacattcgatgatatatatatattatgatcggttctactagaaattctatttatatatatatgcatatgtgtatatatatatatacatatatatatatatatatatatatatatatatatatatattttctcctaattggtgccttcggagccagtggcattagcctagctaattggtgccttcggagcatgataacaattggaagtggttcatgggggcggtagcgggtaatagtattctcctttgggatctatgacctggtcgagcaaaaatcccgctatttcctcttgaattgcttctatgcggtcctgtgctaggagcttgtcccgcacctctttgaactgttaagaaggagatcaatatgcatgtgcattagttgtgtgactagatatcgataatggtgtaaaaattgtgaatggTGTTCTAacaatcgatatcgtacccactcctgtctttgagatttgctcctttcggacgccatcatgcgaatgttctcgcaaacgtagtatgcacatagatcattccccggcgcctgcttcagggcctttacgagaattgaatttgatcagataataattaatcaagcatgataattaaagagatggcagctagctagtactacttaattacttaccttgggtcgataccatttcagattttgtttccatgggcctggagtggccctgatgaactttgcccaagccctgcccgccgacaaagaaaatgaataaatgggttattaaatagttgttatctggaaatgacgaactaattaaataggccgagatatagttaataatgattgaaattacctgttgactatccccttcatgatggtgtagtcatttgctttcttaagtagtgagtctagtacttcaactgttccttcatcaattttaatgattaacaagatccagtgaaatttgcatgcacacacgtttgcatgtcttaattaagcgggaatatgtaagcaaaaacatgtagctagatagtagggaaaaacagaatttgtagtacaagacagtgtgactcactgaaagttgtaaggaagtagtatatcttcattgtatttgaggtccttgaagaactctagcatgctttcctctacactttttttgtgatatggatctattttccatgtgtattcattaatggtattttggtcaacgaacccaatgccatagcgtccaccttttttcatttcataaatctttatcctgcataataccacagaaaagaatatagtgaggataattacaggtaatgattgatcaaaatgatcactacagctagcttgagacttaaattacagaaagaaatcacttacagacaatagcaactgacgatagatttgtcgagtgcgtcttgattgtatggctgaaatagttctgaatactcaacggccacagctttctcatggtagtaatgatccttcttgacattcaccatgagggactctcgattggaaatcttggtaatgtc
Proteins encoded in this window:
- the LOC123057289 gene encoding uncharacterized protein, with amino-acid sequence MEQGISTYSSCISTAILLFIPLVLIEVQELWMHLCACESMLNWNGVHFFLKQVSYLIISKQQHDEEITTTTVATDQSTGEEQQKTRDYCTFFFREDQQRRTAGQHEHELHRQACSVGERARTRAWVILQWQRRRFLVTGGATDELQWQQAADHHGQENQQPIDRGKVTWRTRRSP